GAAATGGGGGAAATTGGGCGAAGGGGGACAGGCGAGTCGTGTGCAAGAAGATGTTTTTGTGAATCAAATGAGAGAAGCAATGTCCTCACAGACTGTAGATTACTAACCGGTTTGTATGTTTGCTGCGTGGTAGCGTCTGTttgtctgcttttttttttgtatcattTTCCTTCCGTGTCTTTCCCCGTGAAACGGAGCGGGTACCTATGGATGGAAGAGTGTAGGGTGAGTAAATGAACGGAAATAGTTGAACACTGCAAATAGGATCAGTAATAACAACGCGATGTGTGGTCAAAGAGAGGAGGAGCACgtggaaaaataacaataataacactCACAAActtaaaagaagagaaatgaggttacaaaggttttttttttgaggaaagCACTCTTATAACCCACAAAGATGTCGAAATAACCGACTTACAACCAGTGATATGAGCAAAAAGAGGGATATGGGGGAAAATATGAACAAATGGGGTCTGAAAGGGAGCTGATGAGGTTGTTTCTGTGTAcccatttgcagtttgtagcttcaccttcttccttttgttagCACATATGTTGCCGTCGGTTGATGTTTGTTCAACTGCGCCGCGTTTGAAATCCGTTAACCTTGTGGAAAGGGAGGGCTAGTTTGCACTAATGTTGCTCCCTGATGTcttctgaaaaaaaaaaaagtgtaaagAACTTGATGAGAAATCACGATCCTTGGAAAGGATTATGGGGGAGCAGGGAAGTAATTTGTTGTGTCACTCGGGGTCCTTTGGCAGTGTTGCGGTAGTGGCACATTTACTTggttttaccttttctgaCTGTCGTACGAAGCTGTTTCTTTGGAACGGCCCCTGGTATAGCCATCACCAATTGCCAGCCAGCATAAATAAATGCTGGAAGCAACCGTCGGGAAAAAGCTAACACACAGTTTCTCTGCTTCCTGTGCCCACACGTgcaaatacatacatatatatatgcgtatgAATGCTTCTCTCCACTTGTGTGTTTTCCACTATGACATGTAGTatacgcaaaaaaaaaaacccgcATATGTTGCGCCGCAGTCGCTTGCACCTGCTAGCGGACTACCGCACGTCGTCCAAGATATCAGATGAATTTAACAACGTATTGAATCGGAGCGGATGGGGGTTTGATCATGTCGCCGTCGACGTCGGATCTCTCTCCGGCGCGGCAGGACGTTTGACACGCGACCTTATTGGCCAGGAGCGCGATGCGGAAACGGTGAAAATTATTcacaaacaaatcacaaATGTAATTTTGCGTCGTATTCAACCGAAGAAGTCACTCGCAATTTTCATTGACGGAAGTGAGCCGTTATGGAAAGTGCGTCACATGCGGTTATATCCGGGAAAGAAATTTGAGGGAAAGTTCTACCGCAGTGCAGCGTCGCCCATGGTTTATTCGCTTGAAGACAAACTTCGTTGTGTGGGTCCGGATCTGCGGACACCACCAAAGGAGTTTATTGTAAGTGGACCGGCAGCACCGGGGCCGGTGGAGGCAAAACTCTCTGCGTGGATGCTTGACCTCGCGACCCGTGCACTTCCGGATGGAGCGGTACCGACCCCTACAGTTACCGGAGCGGCTGCGGCTGCTTCTGCCTCGGCAGGGCCACCTGAAGTAACATTCAACGATACATTTTGCCTCATTGGAGGTAATGATGCGTTTCTATCCGCCCTCGGCGCAACACCCTTTCACAACATCACTACCGTAACACTTCAGCAAGGAGAGATGAAATCCCTTTCCTTGAGTGAGGCACTGGAGTGGTTTGCGATGGATCATCTACTGAAAGGCGAAACATCAATCGGTTCTGGAGGGAATGAACTTCAGAAGAGGTTGGCTTCTGTACGCACAGACATTGTACTCCTGTACTTGATGGCGAATGGTATTAGCGCAACAGATCTTCCCGGTCTGGGCGTGAACTTCAAGGATTTGATGGAAGCCTACACTGCAGAGGAGGCTAACAAACTCTACTTATTCGGGAAAACATCTGAAGAGCGATGTTTGCGGATGTGCCCCCTTAACCTTGAGCGTGTACTAACCCGCGCTACTCGGAGGACATCAACACCGACTCGTTTTTGTCAGCAGTCCGCGGATTACCTCGAGATTCTTCTACAAACCCACTCCATGATATGCGATGGAGGCATCAAGAATTTTCGGTGGACACCCAACGACAATGACGCCGTCCCGGAGAAGCAACCTAAAATTCCCATTGAGCGCTTTATTGGTCATCTGAAACATCTGGCTGCGCAGGGCGGAGAAACCACCGCCGTCGCTGATGTCGGGAGCACTGAACCGGGTCTTGCTGCCTCCGTCGATTGGACATTTGCGCTGACAGGGATTGAGACACTGCTTTTGAGCGCCCCCAAGGCAGAAATGATCGATCAAATTATTCCCGTATTCACAAAAGGTCACACACTTCCCGGTGGCGTTGCCCAGGATATCGTGGACACGAAGAACGTCGTGGAAGCTCTTCACAAGGTGCGTCGTGTGCTACAGGTTGTTGTGACAAGCGACAACAGTGGTAATGATGACGGCAGAATAGAGCACCCAGCCTTTAACCACTATCCGACTCACTACTTTGTGCGGACCCCAGGTTCCCGCGGGCCCCCTCCTGGGTGGACGTACAAAAGTGTCAATCTGGGGGTGCGAGCCGTCGCTCTTGGCGTGAGGCACCGTGTCGCTTCGGGAATGTCGACGGCGGCTTCTCGAGTGCTTGACAGTGGTGGCGTCTCCTCCAAGAATTCTCTCTTTGTATTTCATCTGAAGGACGGTATAACAACCCCCAGTGGCGGGGGAAACGAGGATGGCTGGTTAGAGACACCGTGCCATGAGCTGGCTGGCTCCTCTGCAAACCCAGCATCCAAGGAGATTTCAACGCTTCGGGTGGTAACCTGGAATGTGCAGTTTAGTCGTCACAGTGGCGAGCGGACGCCGTTAGGGCGTGATGGAATTGATTGGTGCACCTCAACAAGGTACGTGGCACTCGCCCAAACATTAGAGGGGCTTGACGCTGATGTTATTGGTATGCAGGAAGTAGAGCCAGCATGGTGCAAGTATCTGTCGCAACAACCGTGGGTACGGGAGAAGTATGCCATGACTTGCTGTGAGCATAGTCACGCCATTCAACCTTGGGGAGTCATGTTACTCGTTAGACGGTCACTCTGCGTAACGTCTACACACCACGCAAATGTTCCCGCTTTTTCAGGACATACGAGTGTGATGCCGGAAGTCACAGTGGTTGTGTCTGAAGGTGTTCCGGTGACGGTGGGTTCGATGCACCTTCTTGCTCCTTATAACCAGAACAACATCAGTAACCGCACAACTCAACTCGACAATTTAACGAAACGACTACGCACGCGACCCCCTATTAACGGTAAACAAGCAGGATTAATTGTTATGGGTGATTTTAATGACTGCGCGAAGAATTACTTCACCTTTCCCCCGGAAATGGGCTTTAAAGACGCTTGGTTACTTCTTCACCCCGATGAAGGTGTGAGCAGCAAATCAGGCCACACCATTGATGGCGACCGAAATCCTTACGCCGCACAGATTATTGAGAAAGAATTCTATGGACGCGCGGACCGAGTATTGTTTTCCTCTCGAAACTTACAACCTATTCAAACTGAGATTATTGGGACGACCTCTGTCCGTGAGATGGGGATCACAAAACAGGTGGACATTGACAAGGACGTTCCGGAGTATTTGTACCCGTCTGACCATTTCGGTCTCCTTGTTGAGTTTCAGGTGGTTTAGCCCTCGGCATCCCGCTCACTGCCATTTGTGACCTTTCCGCTCTTCACATCGAATACCGATTTGAGTCCCCCCACATAGCAAGGTTTTAGGGCGGCAAAGTTGTTCAACGGGAGGGAAAGCTGTATTGTTTGTCTAAAAGTAGTCACTGAGCGGCTACACGTGTAAAACTGTAAGGTGGTGCATGCGTCTTGGCGACTATGACTCCACACATCAGATATTAAGATCTTATCATTTCAGACTCGAATTGAGGctctattttcccttttaccCCTATGTTTGTTTCGTTCACGATACTTTGTGGTTGCTCAAAGTGGCAACTGCACACGGTCTAGGAACAAGGAAAAGCCACTCGTCCCACCCTgttcacttttcttcctctcgaTTTGCACCATGTCGTTTCGCTATACGAACAACTTAATAGGTGCTCTGAAGCATCGGCTACTTTTGGAGAGCTCCTACCGCGAGATTGCAAGTAGGAAGTTCATCGGTAATTGCAGGGGTGTGGAAGTTGTTTGTAGTGGCTACGGCACTGTTCTTGCTGTCCAACTAACTGACAAGGCCGTGTGGGAGTCTTTTTATCGTAAGGGTGGTCGACCCACTGTTTCGGGCGGAAATGATGTTAGTGGCGATGCGGAGACGGGAACACAAGGATCCGCAACCACCACAGGGGCTACAGGGTCACTGGATTTGGACAAGTTAGCGGAGAGCATAAAAACCGCTTTGTGGGATGCCACGCGGAAAATACGGTCAGCGAAGGAAGCAGCACTGCATCGAAGTCTTTCCCATAACACGCGAATGCGGGCATCGGCCGACCTGAAGCACTGGTATGAAGAGGATGCGAACACTCTCCGTCCGTTGGCATTCGAAGCGTTGAAGCATGAAGCTGCTACCCCATGGATGCAGCTCGTTCAACacggaaagaaggaggaggcggcTGCGCTACTGAAAGAATTCGAACAAAAGGGGGACGCAGCAGAAGCGACACCAACCCGAGTTAAAGACGACAGAGTTAAGGGGACCCGGACGGAATTGAGTAACCGAGAGCAACCTCCCCTCGCATCCACGTTGAAGGTTGAGGATAGCAACCCAGCGACGATACCAATTGGATCCGTTCACCCACTGTTCACTCCCGCCCTCGTTCAAATAGAAGAGGCTGGAGGCGGCTCCGTGAGCAATGAAGCCGTTTGCCGCGCGCAGTTGTGGGAGCTTTCGCGTGATGAGCAATTGTTCTGGGAACGTGTTGAGCTTATTCGCAAGGGCCAGGTCGCCTCCATTGGTAGCAGCCACAAACGCGGTTACGCGGACGAAGCGGCATTTGCCAAGGACgacacagaagaaaaagtgcAACTCCGGTTTACGCAGTAGGCCTCACGACCCCGTACATGCGCATGTTTGTCTCTTAAAGGGAAACTTTTGACTAATGACTTGCATGTTGCAATGTGAGGAAAAGGTTCCTTTCGCACACGTAAACACGTCTTTACACGACACGCGGTTCTTGTGCATTCGCGCCTGCGTTACCACAGTTGTGTCGCCAACCCACTTGTTCCGCAAATTTGCTGCGCTGCTCATTCTTTGTTGTATTTCTCCCCTgtggtttcttcttttttcttcgtttatACCCCACAATCAGATGTTCCGCCGGACAAGTCGGTGCCTCGTTGAAGTGGGTGATACCTGTGTCCCCAACAACTTTGTGCACGCTACCGATCTGGCCTTCTATTTTTCCAGGTTTCAACCCCGATCTCACCTCCATCCGCACGGTATCCCTGAACTTCGCGATGCAGTGGAGCTGCTCCAACCTCCCGAAGGGAAACCTTGTAGCAGATGGTCGGCGcctcgtttgttttcccctgctGCACTGACAGCACCTGCTGCAGTGGcggagtggaaaaaaaaacgtgagAAGGCGATGATGTTATTGTCCCGTGGTGAAGAGATCATGGAAAATGTAAGCGGTGTGAGGAGTGCCGCTGTGGCGGACGTTGTCCGGCCGCTGTACGCAACAAAATTTGAGCTCCTCAACGGTTTGGAGCATCTACCGCGGTCGGAGTTCGCGACGCGGATTGATGTGCACCGATTTATTGTAAAGCATGCCGGACGACTTTTATACTTTAACGATAGTTGGGATAAATCAGATGTGAAGCATCTGGACACAACTTGTGTTATACTAGCGCACTTTATTCGGTCTTTTTGCGCCCTTCACCAGCGACCATTTCACGTAAAGCAGGCAAATGTTAGTGACTCCAAGGCAGATCGAAATCCCTCTTCCTGGACCATGGCGGTAGTTGGTGGAGAATCTGGTGACGCAATGATTAGCTTACAAACTGTGATGGATCGCTTGGACGAACTGCTGGCGCTGAGTGAGAAAATAACCGAGAGGCAAATGGGTGAGATGCCCGAGATTCGCTGGAATAAACCAAAGTTGCTGTTACTGAAAGGGACCCTTACAATCCCCCTCACAGGTAATCTGACGCATGCTCAAGAACTCGTTAATCAAGCCGCTAAAACGGTGTATGAGTTTcaccaaaggaagaaaccgaTTGTAGACGGTCTTGTTGCTCGCAAACAGGAGCACGAATTGGGTCTGTTCATGCTGGTTCAGGCTGAAATGGCGGCGCGAGTGTTTGATTGGACCATTAACACTGGGGAAGTAGATATGGAAGTCGTTGAGATGTTCGAAGCGGCGGCTAAGTTTTATTCCTCTCCATGCAATACACCGTTGGATGCCGACGGCATCATGTCGGCGGAGTTGCTTGACAAACGGCGCTTTGAAGTGGATGCGTACACTACTTGCATGCTGAGTTTTGGTAACTTCCTTCTTGGTGCGCCCAGACCCGCCGCTAAAACCCGTCGCGATGCACCGGTATTCCTTCCCAAGCAGCTATTTACTATTTCACCCATAGCAACTGTGGCATCATCGTCCGATCTTATTTACGCGGATGTGCAACGTCGTGCACCCATGACAGTGGAAGTCGCTCGTAAGCGCGCAGGCGAGGCGCTTGAACGGGGCTTAAAGTTGAATCGAGAGCTTTATCCTGACCAAAAGCAGAATCCCAAGGCTGGGTGGACGCTGTTAGCAATGGCATCGTTGTACGCAGATATGCGTGATTATTTATATGCTACTGGCCTCTTCGCCTCTGCAGAGAAGACCGTTATAGAAAATTACGGCGGTGTATCGTTGGAGCGACTTCTTGTTTCCAAATTGCGCTATGAATTTTTAGCGGGGGTTGGGtctgaagaggaggcgaaGGCATCAGCGCACGAAATCGTGCAACTCCTCAAACAAATGGACATCATGCCGCATGGATAGGGCCCCTTACCTGTAATTTTGGATTATAATCTGTCGACTTAAGCGATTGTGCTTTGGAAGTCCGATAGTCGGTGGGGGGGGCAGGAGAGCAAAAGTAgcggaggaggaaattgGAAAATTCCAACTTTGACAGGTTGTGGAAGTTGGGGAAGTATTTGACGTGGAGCGAGAAAGGTTAGGGGGCTGTTGGACGGTTTAATTCGGCTAGTAAcctattttattgttgttattcgTGTAGCCAAACCTTGCTTTCGGTTGTGAAACCTTCCACATTCCCCCGAAGTGGTTGAGgtagaagaaaggaagtatTGTTTCCGCGCAATGCACTGCGCCGTCACGACTCGGCTTCAGGCGATCATTACAACTTaccgtttctcttttttttttctctgttatCCCTTACCGCCATTATTTGAGATGTGCCGATAGCGCTATTTACGCGTGAGAGTCGTGGGGCTGCAACGTTGCAATTTACCCTGACAAAAGGACATGCATGTGTAGAGGGAGTGGAGTTTCTATCGTTTTTTAAAGGGGTTTGATGGAGAAACACTTAAATTCGCGGACGAATTGTGTGATCGCGAATTCTGTCACATCAGTTTCCgtccttccctcccccttttgtgCATGTTCTAGCGCTTTGCGGAACTTGTGACTTTCTGAATCAATGGGGCAACTTGTTGTGTGACCTTTCTCACCtcacctcttttctttttcttttcttgtttttttttcttatttcccCCGCTTCTATCACGATATGGATTTCCGTACCAATTTCGATTAGACAAGCGGATTCCCAGCAGGGCTGCATCGTGGGTTACATAGCAAGGAAAGGGTTG
This region of Trypanosoma brucei gambiense DAL972 chromosome 10, complete sequence genomic DNA includes:
- a CDS encoding RNA editing 3' exouridylylase MP99, whose protein sequence is MLLSTCVFSTMTCSIRKKKNPHMLRRSRLHLLADYRTSSKISDEFNNVLNRSGWGFDHVAVDVGSLSGAAGRLTRDLIGQERDAETVKIIHKQITNVILRRIQPKKSLAIFIDGSEPLWKVRHMRLYPGKKFEGKFYRSAASPMVYSLEDKLRCVGPDLRTPPKEFIVSGPAAPGPVEAKLSAWMLDLATRALPDGAVPTPTVTGAAAAASASAGPPEVTFNDTFCLIGGNDAFLSALGATPFHNITTVTLQQGEMKSLSLSEALEWFAMDHLLKGETSIGSGGNELQKRLASVRTDIVLLYLMANGISATDLPGLGVNFKDLMEAYTAEEANKLYLFGKTSEERCLRMCPLNLERVLTRATRRTSTPTRFCQQSADYLEILLQTHSMICDGGIKNFRWTPNDNDAVPEKQPKIPIERFIGHLKHLAAQGGETTAVADVGSTEPGLAASVDWTFALTGIETLLLSAPKAEMIDQIIPVFTKGHTLPGGVAQDIVDTKNVVEALHKVRRVLQVVVTSDNSGNDDGRIEHPAFNHYPTHYFVRTPGSRGPPPGWTYKSVNLGVRAVALGVRHRVASGMSTAASRVLDSGGVSSKNSLFVFHLKDGITTPSGGGNEDGWLETPCHELAGSSANPASKEISTLRVVTWNVQFSRHSGERTPLGRDGIDWCTSTRYVALAQTLEGLDADVIGMQEVEPAWCKYLSQQPWVREKYAMTCCEHSHAIQPWGVMLLVRRSLCVTSTHHANVPAFSGHTSVMPEVTVVVSEGVPVTVGSMHLLAPYNQNNISNRTTQLDNLTKRLRTRPPINGKQAGLIVMGDFNDCAKNYFTFPPEMGFKDAWLLLHPDEGVSSKSGHTIDGDRNPYAAQIIEKEFYGRADRVLFSSRNLQPIQTEIIGTTSVREMGITKQVDIDKDVPEYLYPSDHFGLLVEFQVV